GGGACGCAAAGCCAGCAGATCGAACACATCCCAAGTGGTGTAGAATTGCGTGCCGAAAATACGGTTCTGCCCGAAACTGAAGCCGACAAACGGTCCCAGCGGGTCTGTAGCGTCGGCTCGGATGCGGGGATAATACGCGACGGGTAGCCCCAGAAGGCGGGGAACAGCCCCATATGCCGTGACCAGTTGCTCACGTCCAAAAACCGGTTCGCCGGTGCGCAGATCACGATAGGGCAGGCCGAAGAGGTTCCGCAGTTGGGCGAAACGTTCCTCGTACGTTACTCGCGGCGCATCGATGCGGAACCCCGGATCGCTGGGCAGTTTGCTGGCATTGATCGAGCCTCGGAGGATCTCCCAGTTCTCGGCATCCAACCGCCGGACTTCAGCACCGGAGACATGCACCGGGTCCGGGGCGGGCGCTGGCTGAAAATCCAAGGTTCCCTCTAGCGCGATCGCCCTTTGCCGCTCCACGTCGTAATACACCTCCTGGGCACGCAGGGTTTGTAGCGGACCGCGGGCACTTTTGGTCCGCACGACGACATTGCCCCGGAGATACACCTCCACTTCGCTACGCCCATCACCGGGGGTACGGAAACCCCCTGGCAGCTCTTCCATTGGTCCGCCCCGGACCCAGACGACTCCCTCATCGGTGGCTAGCTCGATCTGTTCCCCATCATCCGTGGTGGCATTGATGATGACGCCGCCGAGGAAAATCCAGCGCTCAGACTTGTCGGGCAGCACTTCCCGGCTGATGGTGTTGGGAGTGCCATAACGACGAGTGAAGAGGAAGCGGCGCGGCTTGTTGGCAGGCACTGGCAAGGCCCTTCCCGGCGGCAGAGAGGGGGAAGGCTCCTGGAGCCTCTGGGGTTGAAAAGCCACCCGCTTTGGGACAACTGGCGGGGGGACGACCCACACTTCCTCAGGTGGTCGGGCACGGGAAGCAGGAGCAGAACTTTCCTCGGAGGAAGGAAGCTCTTGGGCCTGAAGAATGCCGGGAACCGCTGCCCACAGCAGCAGGCCGATCGCTCCTTTCCAGCATTTGCGCCGATCCGGTTCCACGGCGGCTCCATCGGCAGTCACTTTAGGCTCGACACTTGACAGAATCCCCCTAGCGGCTGGCGACTATATACCCTGCCGCCAACAAATCAAGCGGAGTTTTGCTCGAAGGTCACCACACCGCGCTTCTGCAAAAAGGCGGGTAGAGAGATGTCCCTGTCCGTTTCACGCAAGTGGTCTCCATCTGGTCTAGCCTTACATGGTCCGCCAGCATGTTGGCCCTTAGAACACAATCGCTGTTGGCGTTTTCAGGAAGACACGGGCTGCACCGTGCGTAAGCAGCCGACCAAATCGCTGTGGGAGACGGGTCGATTGAGGGGAATGAGGAGGTACGAAGCAGGAGAAGCAGCGCAATCCAAGATGATCTGCCGTTCGTGGGGAATGTCGAAACCATCGGGACAGGGGAGGTGGCCGCTGATCAATAGATCGCCGTCGCAGTGGTGCAAGAAAGCGGTCACATGGTCCAGGGTTGTGTCCCGCCCCCACACCAGGCTGTGGATGGCTCCCCCCGGTGCTAGGTCCGTGGGGTCCAGTGGTTCCCTCTGCAATCGTTGAAGAGCAAAGTGAACCGAATGGCGAATGCTAGGTAGACTATGAGAGATGACTAGGCGATTGGGTGTGCGGAGCAACACGGGCAGCTCTGCGAATAGATCCAAATAGGCTTGGTAGATGGAGGATGCCCAGCTCCCGTAAGCCTGGCGCACCCCTTCTTCAAAGAGTTCATTACAGTTGACATCCCCTTTGAGGATCGGTCGGTCAGTCCATTGGGCCAACTCATGATTGCCGAGCAGATAGTGCACCTGTTTCGGGAATTGTACCAGCAGGGCAGCAAATAGGTCCACAAGCTGATGCGACTTATCTCCCCCTTGGGGGTAGCGGAAGGGACCATGAATAAGCTCTTGCAGAACGAGGTGGCGGCGGGGATGGCGTGCTAGGTCCGCCACTTGCAGCAGCGCCTGGAAATTGGCCAAGTGACCGTGCAAGTCGCCGCAGATGACGGCTTCGTCGGCGTCCATCAAGTTGATCACACGGCCTTGACGGCCCGGCATGGCGCGTAACAGCACGCGCGCCTGACGTAGGAGGACCAGTAACCGCTCTGGAGCTGGCATAATCCTGGCAACCGATAGGGACTCCGGGAATATCCTAAGAGCCTCGAACCAATCGAGCGAAGGATCGTTATCTCTGGCGAAACGCTGTCCAAAAGAGAGACGGCGCTATTCAATCCGCGCAGAAACGGATCAGGTGTCGGAGTACATCGCGGACGGAAATGACCCCCACCGGTCGGCCATTCTGGACCACCGGCAGGTGGCGGTAACCGCCGGCATCCATCTTGGCCAATGCTGCCGCTAGAATGTCGCCCATTTGGACGGTTTCCGGCTTCGGCGTCATGTATTGCTGGACCGGCTGATGTTCATAATCCGCTTCCCCCGCGATGCGGAGCAGAAAGTCACGTTCCGTCAGAATGCCCACGAGCGCTCCTTGCGGATCCGTGACGAGCAAGGCTCCGACTTTGTGCTCTATCATGGCCCGCATCGCCGTGCACAGGTCGGCATCCAAGCCGATGGTCACAGCCGGGCGAGGTTGCAGGACGGCGACCGTATCGGTCATCAAGCTCATTTCGACCTGTCCTTGAGGTTGGGGCAGGTCTAGGGCAGTGAGCGGTGTCTGGCAGCGTTCGCATTCATCGGCGCCGGGAGGATTGACATGGTCGCAGGCCGGACAACGCATCGCCTCATCCCTCCCAGATTCAGTCCGTTGTCACGAGGATGACCCGCGTTAGACTCGAGTCTGAATGCTCCGATGGATTGGGACTAAAGCTGTCTATTCATGGGGAGAAAGAGCCGTTGGCCGTCCTCACTCCACGGTCCAAACGTCCTCAGCTTTGAACAAGTCTTCCAGCCGGCCTTTCCCTTTACGGGTGATGGCGTCCGCGATGCGGGCATCCAGCAGTTCTTCGTAAGTGGGTTTGCGGACAGCCCGGAGTACCCCCACAGGTTCCGGGAAGGGGCGGACGGTATCCTGACTGGTGTCATGGACAAAGCGGCTAAGCAGGTAAGCCAGCGTCGGGTCCTCCGCCGCTTCATCGTGGACGAGAATATCGTCGAGACCGCAGTCCTTGCCGACTTCTACCACCTCTGGTTTGATGCCATTGAGGCGGATTCCCTTGTTGCGGTCCTTGCCAAAGAGCATCGGCTTACCGTGTTCCAGGTACAGCAGGTTATCGGCC
This genomic interval from Thermogemmata fonticola contains the following:
- a CDS encoding metallophosphoesterase, whose product is MPAPERLLVLLRQARVLLRAMPGRQGRVINLMDADEAVICGDLHGHLANFQALLQVADLARHPRRHLVLQELIHGPFRYPQGGDKSHQLVDLFAALLVQFPKQVHYLLGNHELAQWTDRPILKGDVNCNELFEEGVRQAYGSWASSIYQAYLDLFAELPVLLRTPNRLVISHSLPSIRHSVHFALQRLQREPLDPTDLAPGGAIHSLVWGRDTTLDHVTAFLHHCDGDLLISGHLPCPDGFDIPHERQIILDCAASPASYLLIPLNRPVSHSDLVGCLRTVQPVSS
- a CDS encoding CBS domain-containing protein, which gives rise to MRCPACDHVNPPGADECERCQTPLTALDLPQPQGQVEMSLMTDTVAVLQPRPAVTIGLDADLCTAMRAMIEHKVGALLVTDPQGALVGILTERDFLLRIAGEADYEHQPVQQYMTPKPETVQMGDILAAALAKMDAGGYRHLPVVQNGRPVGVISVRDVLRHLIRFCAD